Proteins from one Deinococcus sp. AB2017081 genomic window:
- a CDS encoding M20/M25/M40 family metallo-hydrolase has protein sequence MPLSYLTRIAQTPAPTFHEERRADLMASLWEELGYTTERDSVGNVLTRITPPGTEGRPALLLAAHLDTVFDAGTDVTVREDAGRLVGPGVGDNSASLAVVTALLRDLRGTAPALTRPLWVAANVGEEGLGDLRGSKQLIEQHRAHLGAFVAVDGYLGVAVTRGVGVRRYRATFTGPGGHSWGDQGPSALHAMGRAISALYALHLPLSPRTTLNVGVAGGGTSVNSIAGTAQLLLDLRSLDADVLADLDSRAVAALHAAGRDTGVTVRIERVGDRPGGHLNSEPLLPLIREAARDIRVEVRTASSSTDANAAAPHGLSAVAVGVYRGGNAHRTDEWVQVASLGSGLKFLRRMVDLYQRRPVR, from the coding sequence ATGCCTCTGTCCTACCTCACGCGCATCGCGCAGACGCCCGCCCCGACGTTCCACGAGGAACGCCGCGCGGATCTCATGGCGTCCCTGTGGGAGGAACTGGGCTACACCACCGAGCGCGACAGCGTGGGCAATGTGCTGACCCGGATCACCCCGCCCGGCACCGAGGGGCGGCCCGCGCTGCTGCTGGCCGCGCACCTGGACACCGTCTTCGATGCCGGCACCGACGTAACGGTGCGTGAGGACGCCGGTCGGCTGGTCGGCCCGGGCGTGGGCGACAACAGTGCCAGCCTGGCGGTCGTCACGGCGCTGCTGCGTGACCTGCGCGGCACGGCCCCGGCCCTGACCCGCCCGCTGTGGGTGGCCGCCAACGTCGGCGAGGAAGGCCTGGGTGACCTGCGCGGCAGCAAACAGCTGATCGAACAGCACCGGGCCCACCTGGGGGCCTTCGTGGCGGTGGACGGGTACCTGGGTGTGGCCGTCACGCGCGGAGTGGGAGTGCGCCGCTACCGCGCGACCTTCACCGGGCCGGGCGGACACTCGTGGGGCGACCAGGGGCCGAGCGCCCTGCACGCCATGGGCCGCGCGATCAGTGCGCTCTACGCCCTGCACCTACCGCTGTCGCCGCGCACCACCCTGAACGTGGGAGTGGCGGGCGGCGGCACCAGCGTGAACTCGATCGCCGGCACCGCCCAGCTGCTGCTGGACCTGCGCTCACTGGACGCCGACGTGCTGGCCGACCTGGACAGCCGGGCCGTCGCGGCGCTGCACGCGGCGGGCCGGGACACGGGCGTGACGGTGCGCATCGAGCGCGTCGGCGACCGCCCCGGCGGGCACCTGAACAGCGAACCGCTGCTGCCGCTCATCCGCGAGGCCGCCCGCGACATCCGGGTCGAGGTGCGCACCGCGTCGAGCAGCACCGACGCCAACGCGGCCGCGCCGCACGGCCTGAGCGCCGTGGCGGTGGGGGTGTACCGGGGCGGCAACGCCCACCGCACCGACGAGTGGGTGCAGGTGGCCAGCCTGGGCTCGGGCCTGAAATTCCTGCGGCGCATGGTGGATCTGTACCAGCGCCGCCCCGTGCGCTGA
- the purC gene encoding phosphoribosylaminoimidazolesuccinocarboxamide synthase translates to MTASTPQRGEMRYEGKAKRVYATPEPGEYIVEYKDEATAFNAQKRGGWQGKGATNNAITAHLYPVLEAAGVPTHFVRKLSDTEQLVKAVTIVPVEVIVRNVAAGSFSKRLGIEEGTPLDHPIVEYCYKSDALGDPLINTDTALSLGWATEPQLLRIRELALKIRGVLVPYFLARGVKLIDFKLEFGTLPDGTVVLADEISPDTCRFWDAETNEKMDKDRFRRDLGGIEDAYAEMLRRVTAPAAEGRDPRAES, encoded by the coding sequence ATGACGGCGAGCACCCCACAGCGCGGCGAGATGCGGTACGAGGGCAAGGCCAAACGCGTCTACGCCACCCCCGAGCCCGGCGAGTACATCGTGGAGTACAAGGACGAGGCGACCGCCTTCAACGCCCAGAAACGCGGCGGCTGGCAGGGCAAGGGAGCCACCAACAACGCCATCACCGCGCACCTGTACCCGGTGCTGGAGGCCGCGGGCGTTCCCACCCACTTCGTGCGCAAGCTCAGCGACACCGAGCAGCTCGTGAAGGCCGTGACCATCGTGCCGGTGGAAGTCATCGTACGGAACGTCGCGGCGGGCAGCTTCAGCAAGCGCCTGGGCATCGAGGAAGGCACGCCGCTTGACCACCCCATCGTCGAGTACTGCTACAAGTCCGACGCCCTGGGCGATCCGCTGATCAACACCGACACCGCCCTGAGCCTGGGCTGGGCCACCGAGCCGCAGCTCCTGCGCATCCGCGAACTCGCCCTGAAGATCCGGGGGGTGCTGGTGCCGTACTTCCTCGCCCGTGGTGTGAAACTCATCGACTTCAAGCTGGAATTCGGCACCCTGCCCGACGGCACCGTGGTGCTCGCCGACGAGATCAGCCCCGACACCTGCCGCTTCTGGGATGCCGAGACGAACGAGAAGATGGACAAAGACCGCTTCAGGCGCGACCTGGGCGGCATCGAGGACGCGTACGCGGAGATGCTCAGGCGGGTGACTGCGCCCGCCGCAGAGGGCAGAGACCCGAGAGCCGAGAGCTAA
- the purL gene encoding phosphoribosylformylglycinamidine synthase subunit PurL — MTQIPATTPSLRDRAGTFGLTLEEFDLAAQSIGREPNALEAAIIGAMWSEHCGYKNSRPLFRHFPTTGPQVLQGPGENAGVVDIGDGWGVAFKMESHNHPSAVEPVQGAATGVGGILRDIFAMGARPFAVLDSLRFGNPDSPRTRFLLNGVVEGIAHYGNAIGVPTVGGEVTFHPSYQENPLVNVMALGLLRHEDLAKGTMGEVGNTIVYVGSKTGRDGLGGAVFASADLSNASQADRPAVQVGDPFMEKLLLEATLEAIQAGVVAGVQDMGAAGLVSSTCEMAYRAELGITMDLDLVPTREDGMVPMELCLSESQERMILVPVPGREQELLDLLAKWELDVVTIGQVESHTNYRLTWRGEVVCDLPVALLNEAPKYTREGIESDEIRAKRERDLSGVPVPGDLGAVLTDLLSHPTIASKRAIYERFDHQVMTNTVVVPGAADAAVMRVKGSGMGVAATSDCNPRFVYLDPYTGAAAAVAEAARNLACVGATPLAITDNLNFGNPHRPEVYYQLERAVHGIADACRALNTPVTGGNVSLYNQYTEGDERVAIHPTPTIGMVGVLPDVTKRATMNLKGEGHTLYLIGEHATDIGASQYLETVHGLEAGHVPPLDLTREQAVINATLHLIRAGLVGTAHDCAEGGLAVALAEMAIAGNTGVNVSIDAPAGTRADALLYGEAHGRIVIATADPAGTEAALTERGVPFARLGVSGGTSVTIALPAQHVHLSVNLQTLTDAFTTPLAGILG, encoded by the coding sequence ATGACCCAGATTCCAGCCACCACTCCGTCCCTCCGCGACCGCGCGGGTACGTTCGGCCTGACCCTTGAGGAATTCGATCTCGCCGCCCAGAGCATCGGCCGGGAGCCGAACGCGCTGGAGGCCGCGATCATCGGCGCGATGTGGAGCGAGCACTGCGGGTACAAGAACTCCCGCCCGCTGTTCCGCCACTTCCCCACGACCGGCCCGCAGGTGTTGCAGGGCCCCGGCGAGAACGCCGGCGTGGTGGACATCGGTGACGGGTGGGGCGTGGCGTTCAAGATGGAGAGCCACAACCACCCGTCGGCCGTGGAGCCCGTGCAGGGCGCGGCGACGGGCGTGGGCGGCATCCTGCGCGACATCTTCGCCATGGGCGCGCGGCCCTTCGCGGTGCTGGACTCGCTGCGCTTCGGGAACCCCGACAGCCCCCGCACGCGCTTCCTGCTGAACGGCGTGGTCGAGGGCATCGCGCACTACGGCAACGCGATCGGCGTGCCCACGGTGGGCGGCGAGGTGACGTTCCATCCCAGCTACCAGGAGAACCCGCTGGTGAACGTGATGGCCCTGGGCCTGTTGCGCCACGAGGATCTCGCCAAAGGGACGATGGGCGAGGTCGGAAACACCATCGTATACGTCGGTTCCAAGACCGGCCGCGACGGACTGGGCGGCGCGGTGTTCGCCTCCGCCGACCTGTCCAATGCCTCGCAGGCCGACCGGCCCGCCGTACAGGTGGGCGACCCGTTCATGGAGAAACTGCTGCTGGAGGCCACGCTGGAGGCCATCCAGGCGGGCGTCGTGGCGGGCGTGCAGGATATGGGCGCGGCCGGACTGGTGTCCAGCACGTGCGAGATGGCGTACCGCGCGGAACTCGGCATCACGATGGATCTCGACCTCGTGCCCACCCGCGAGGACGGCATGGTGCCCATGGAACTGTGCCTGAGCGAGTCGCAGGAGCGCATGATCCTCGTGCCGGTGCCCGGCCGCGAGCAGGAGCTGCTGGATCTGCTCGCCAAGTGGGAGCTGGATGTGGTGACCATCGGGCAGGTGGAATCGCACACCAACTACCGCCTGACGTGGCGGGGCGAGGTCGTCTGCGACCTGCCGGTCGCCCTGCTGAACGAGGCCCCCAAGTACACCCGCGAGGGCATCGAATCCGACGAGATCAGGGCCAAGCGCGAGCGCGACCTGAGCGGCGTGCCCGTGCCCGGTGACCTGGGCGCGGTGCTGACCGACCTGCTGTCGCACCCCACCATTGCCAGCAAGCGCGCCATCTACGAGCGTTTCGACCACCAGGTCATGACGAACACGGTGGTCGTGCCCGGCGCGGCCGACGCTGCCGTCATGCGCGTGAAGGGCAGCGGCATGGGCGTGGCCGCCACCAGCGACTGCAACCCGCGCTTCGTGTACCTCGACCCGTACACGGGGGCCGCCGCCGCTGTGGCCGAGGCTGCCCGCAACCTCGCGTGCGTGGGCGCGACCCCGCTGGCGATCACCGACAACCTGAATTTTGGCAACCCCCACCGGCCCGAGGTCTACTACCAGTTGGAACGCGCCGTACACGGCATCGCGGACGCCTGCCGCGCCCTGAACACCCCGGTCACGGGCGGCAACGTCAGCCTCTACAACCAGTACACCGAGGGCGACGAGCGCGTGGCGATCCATCCCACCCCCACGATCGGCATGGTCGGCGTGCTGCCCGACGTGACGAAACGCGCCACCATGAACCTGAAGGGGGAGGGCCACACCCTTTACCTGATCGGCGAGCACGCCACGGACATCGGCGCGAGTCAGTACCTGGAGACGGTGCACGGTCTGGAAGCCGGACACGTCCCGCCCCTCGACCTGACCCGCGAGCAGGCCGTCATCAACGCCACGCTGCACCTGATCCGCGCCGGTCTGGTGGGTACCGCCCACGACTGCGCCGAGGGTGGCCTGGCCGTCGCCCTGGCCGAAATGGCGATCGCCGGGAACACCGGCGTGAATGTCAGCATTGACGCCCCCGCTGGCACCCGCGCCGACGCCCTGCTGTATGGCGAGGCGCACGGCCGCATCGTGATCGCCACCGCCGACCCCGCGGGCACCGAGGCCGCCCTGACGGAACGCGGCGTGCCCTTCGCCCGCCTGGGCGTCAGCGGCGGCACCAGCGTCACGATTGCCCTGCCCGCCCAGCACGTACACTTGAGCGTGAACCTCCAGACCCTGACCGACGCCTTCACGACTCCGCTCGCGGGGATTCTGGGATGA
- a CDS encoding cupin domain-containing protein — MTVPEVIRLQEKFESFTGHWQPKVIGELNGQHVKIAKISGEFVWHAHEHEDELFLVTKGTLLMRFRDGERRIGVGEIVIVPRSVEHLPVAEGGEVWIMMFEPVGTLNTGNVVNERTVAQPEQI; from the coding sequence ATGACCGTCCCCGAGGTCATCCGCCTGCAGGAGAAGTTCGAGTCGTTCACCGGGCACTGGCAGCCGAAGGTGATCGGCGAGCTGAACGGCCAGCACGTCAAGATCGCGAAGATCAGCGGCGAGTTCGTGTGGCACGCGCACGAGCACGAGGACGAGCTGTTCCTCGTGACGAAGGGCACGCTGCTCATGCGCTTCCGGGACGGCGAGCGCCGGATCGGGGTGGGGGAGATCGTCATCGTGCCGCGCAGCGTGGAGCACCTGCCGGTGGCGGAAGGCGGGGAGGTCTGGATCATGATGTTCGAGCCCGTGGGCACCCTGAACACCGGAAACGTCGTGAACGAGCGCACCGTGGCGCAGCCGGAGCAGATATGA
- the purQ gene encoding phosphoribosylformylglycinamidine synthase subunit PurQ, producing MKTAVIQFPGSNCDGDALHAARLLLDESAQFVWHTEPGLPAGTDLVFLPGGFSYGDHLRSGAIAARSPIMQAVKAHAERGGYVLGVCNGFQVLTESGLLPGALSRNRELHFMCKPVHLRVETTQTAFTGAYAQGQVIEIPIAHGEGNYYADPETIAALEGNGQVVFRYVDNPNGSLNDIAGIVNQRGNVLGMMPHPERAVEALLGSEDGQGVFRSLAAVTVGA from the coding sequence ATGAAGACGGCCGTCATCCAGTTCCCCGGCAGCAACTGCGACGGCGACGCCCTGCACGCCGCCCGCCTGCTCCTCGACGAGTCCGCGCAGTTCGTGTGGCACACCGAGCCCGGCCTGCCCGCCGGCACCGATCTGGTGTTCCTGCCCGGTGGCTTCAGTTACGGCGACCACCTCCGCAGCGGTGCGATCGCGGCCCGCAGCCCGATCATGCAGGCGGTCAAGGCGCACGCGGAGCGTGGCGGGTACGTGCTGGGCGTGTGTAACGGCTTCCAGGTGCTCACCGAGAGCGGCCTGCTGCCCGGCGCGCTCTCGCGCAACCGCGAACTGCACTTCATGTGCAAACCCGTGCACCTGCGCGTGGAGACCACGCAGACCGCGTTCACCGGGGCGTATGCCCAGGGGCAGGTCATCGAGATCCCCATCGCGCACGGCGAGGGCAACTACTACGCCGATCCCGAAACCATCGCCGCGCTGGAAGGGAACGGACAGGTCGTGTTCCGCTACGTGGACAACCCCAACGGCAGCCTGAACGACATCGCCGGCATCGTGAATCAGCGGGGGAACGTGCTGGGCATGATGCCCCACCCCGAGCGGGCCGTGGAGGCCCTGCTGGGCAGCGAGGACGGCCAGGGCGTGTTCCGCAGCCTCGCGGCCGTCACGGTCGGCGCATGA
- the purS gene encoding phosphoribosylformylglycinamidine synthase subunit PurS, producing the protein MSTFKAKVFVTLKPSILDPQGRTVERALSHLDHANVNGVRVGKYIELTLSGSRDDVEAQLKDITENVLSNPVMEDARWELSEA; encoded by the coding sequence ATGTCCACCTTCAAAGCCAAAGTGTTCGTGACCCTCAAGCCCAGCATCCTCGACCCGCAGGGGCGCACCGTGGAGCGGGCGCTGTCGCACCTCGACCACGCGAACGTGAACGGCGTGCGCGTCGGGAAATACATCGAACTGACCCTCAGCGGCAGCCGCGACGACGTGGAGGCGCAGCTGAAAGACATCACGGAGAACGTCCTGAGCAACCCCGTGATGGAGGACGCCCGCTGGGAGCTGAGCGAGGCATGA
- a CDS encoding S41 family peptidase produces the protein MTLQPTSVAPARSSLNARTGLLRRGLRLVGVSGLLALAAVPAVHAQGAGDRASSPAQALFTRVNTLIQQQYGGLSTVDRAALAREYQARLDAVCAADGPDCPESRAYPVVTAQLTALGDEHSFFMTPDDLKDFVARATGGTRRQFGVRLATLDGENRVVTEVVPGSAADTAGLKRGDLLLTLDGKPYTYAALRAARDSGAGITLGLTRLGQPLTLTLASTESSTQELPQVQYVPAPTPTSPQAEVAVLRIPTFLTGGGVAQRVHDLVGEAQARGAAGMIVDLRGDPGGSLSECDSSVSAFVPTVIRLARSAGGNSRTVVSRGTRLDDGMPSGGVRRPRLWTGPLAVLVDRGSASCSEFFAFEVQYAGRGPIIGENTAGVGNTATRVFEAGQGGLQLTILNYAKPDGTPYPQNVTPNQTFTQGEAQLRNLTLGRDELLDAGLQALRTAPVLSSDPYSQQP, from the coding sequence ATGACACTCCAGCCGACGTCGGTGGCTCCTGCCCGTTCTTCCCTGAACGCCCGCACCGGGCTCCTCCGGCGCGGTCTGCGGCTCGTGGGCGTCAGCGGACTGCTGGCGCTGGCCGCCGTTCCGGCCGTGCACGCCCAGGGGGCAGGTGACCGCGCGTCGTCGCCGGCGCAGGCGCTGTTCACACGCGTCAACACCCTGATCCAGCAGCAGTACGGCGGCCTGTCCACGGTCGACCGCGCAGCGCTGGCCCGCGAGTACCAGGCGCGGCTGGACGCCGTGTGCGCCGCCGACGGCCCGGACTGTCCCGAGAGCCGGGCCTACCCGGTGGTCACCGCCCAGCTGACGGCCCTGGGCGACGAGCACAGCTTCTTCATGACGCCGGACGACCTGAAGGACTTCGTGGCGCGTGCGACCGGCGGCACTAGGCGGCAGTTCGGCGTCCGGCTGGCCACACTGGACGGTGAGAACCGCGTGGTGACCGAGGTCGTGCCCGGCAGCGCCGCCGACACGGCAGGCCTGAAGCGCGGTGACCTGCTGCTGACGCTGGACGGCAAGCCGTATACCTACGCCGCGCTGCGGGCGGCCCGCGACTCCGGGGCCGGGATCACCCTGGGCCTGACGCGTCTGGGCCAGCCGCTCACGCTGACCCTGGCCTCGACCGAGAGCAGCACCCAGGAACTGCCGCAGGTGCAGTACGTGCCCGCGCCCACGCCCACCAGCCCGCAGGCCGAGGTGGCAGTCCTGCGGATTCCGACGTTCCTGACCGGGGGGGGCGTCGCGCAGCGCGTCCATGATCTGGTCGGCGAGGCGCAGGCGCGCGGCGCGGCCGGCATGATCGTGGATCTGCGCGGCGATCCGGGCGGCAGCCTGAGCGAGTGCGACAGCTCGGTCAGCGCCTTCGTGCCCACGGTGATCCGCCTGGCCCGCTCGGCGGGCGGCAACAGCCGCACCGTGGTCAGCCGCGGAACCCGCCTGGACGACGGCATGCCCAGCGGCGGGGTGCGCCGCCCGCGTCTGTGGACGGGGCCGCTGGCCGTGCTGGTCGACCGGGGCAGCGCGTCGTGCAGTGAATTCTTCGCCTTCGAGGTGCAGTACGCCGGGCGCGGCCCGATCATCGGGGAGAACACGGCCGGGGTGGGCAACACCGCCACCCGCGTGTTCGAGGCCGGTCAGGGCGGTCTGCAGCTGACCATCCTGAACTACGCCAAACCCGACGGAACGCCGTACCCGCAGAATGTCACGCCGAACCAGACGTTCACCCAGGGCGAGGCGCAGCTGCGCAATCTCACCCTGGGGCGGGACGAGCTGCTCGACGCCGGCCTTCAGGCCCTGCGCACCGCGCCCGTCCTGAGCAGCGATCCCTACAGCCAGCAGCCCTGA
- a CDS encoding DinB family protein → MTATSAQAFLADAFEMELGMFRSGLDAVPEGAFATPLLGHSPAWHALHIAEWLRFFALQDFSSTYAHLGWEDAPWMPELRGPPPVTGQTGKATVLAELDRVGAQIVAHTRALTDEQLGDLLRAPAAPTGQRERLTGLGMQLRHVAYHRGQLQMGKKHG, encoded by the coding sequence ATGACCGCCACCAGCGCACAGGCCTTCCTGGCCGACGCCTTCGAGATGGAACTCGGCATGTTCCGCTCCGGGCTGGACGCCGTGCCCGAAGGGGCTTTTGCCACGCCGCTGCTGGGGCACAGCCCCGCGTGGCACGCGCTGCACATCGCGGAGTGGCTGCGCTTCTTCGCGCTGCAGGACTTCAGCAGCACGTACGCCCACCTGGGCTGGGAGGACGCCCCGTGGATGCCTGAGCTGCGCGGCCCGCCCCCCGTGACTGGGCAGACCGGCAAGGCCACCGTGCTGGCTGAACTCGACCGCGTGGGCGCGCAGATCGTGGCGCACACCCGCGCCCTGACCGACGAGCAGCTGGGCGACCTGCTCCGCGCGCCCGCCGCGCCCACCGGCCAGCGGGAACGCCTGACCGGCCTGGGCATGCAGCTCCGGCATGTGGCGTACCACCGCGGGCAGCTCCAGATGGGCAAAAAGCACGGCTGA
- a CDS encoding endonuclease domain-containing protein — MGAGRTEKARRLRRDQTAAEAVLWRVLRNHGLGVKFRRQYPVGPYITDFACTECGLVIELDGSQHGTDDGLAYDAERTRYLNAAGFRVVRFWNNEVMTNLDGVVQVIQIALAD; from the coding sequence GTGGGGGCGGGCAGAACGGAGAAGGCGCGGCGGCTGCGACGCGATCAGACGGCGGCGGAGGCCGTGTTGTGGCGCGTGTTGCGGAACCACGGACTCGGCGTGAAGTTCCGCCGGCAGTATCCCGTCGGCCCTTACATCACGGATTTCGCGTGTACCGAGTGCGGTCTGGTGATTGAACTGGACGGGTCTCAGCACGGCACGGATGACGGTCTCGCCTACGACGCCGAACGTACCCGCTACCTGAACGCGGCTGGATTCCGGGTCGTGCGCTTCTGGAACAACGAGGTGATGACCAACCTGGACGGTGTCGTGCAAGTCATTCAAATTGCGCTGGCGGACTGA